The nucleotide window CTTGGGGAGTCCTTTATCGGAAAGCGCAAAAAGTGCGTTTGTAGCCATTGCAAACCATCGGAATAAAATGATCCATTTCATTCATGAGGATACTGATGGTAAATCTCTTAGTGCAGATGCCAAGGAAAAGATCGTAACCGAGCAGTTGAGAGGCTGGTGGGAGTTGCACCAGCTTCTAACAGTTGACTGGAAAAGAGATTTCTCCGAGTTCGAGGAACTCACCCGTAAAGCATCATTTAAAATGGAGCGTCACAGAAAGTTTCTCGAGAAGAAGTTTCAAGAGAGAAAGGCTGACATTGCCGAATACCGTAAAAAAGGCTTAGAGATTAGGGAATGTCCCAGTTGTGGTTTTGAGGCTCTAAAACTTGAAGAGTGCACGCCTCAACTATTTCACACAGAATGCGTTGTCTGCAGGCATTCGGGAAATATGGCCCGCTTCAATTGCCCAGATGAAGACTGCAATGAAATCATTGAGGTTTTAGATCCTTGGGACCTACCCTCAACCTGCTCAAAATGCGGCCAAACTATCGATCAAAACTTATTGCAGGAGCTATTGGATACAGAACCTACGACCGTAGACAATTACGTTGACCGCTCCCCTATCAATTGCCCCTATTGTTCCGGGTATCAAACCGTCGTGCATCACCATGATGGCTACCTTTGCTGCAATTGCCTAGAATACTCCAAGGAAGTTGGCTATTGCGGTTGGTGCTCTGAAGGACAGCTTGGAGGTGTGCCTGAACATAGCGAGCTGGTGGGGTGCGAGTTTTGCGATGGCCGTATTGGGTGGGAGAGTGACTAGCTCGGAACACTTCCGTAACCTCTAGCCCCGTCTTTCCCTATTCTGCTGACAGGTTCATTTCCAACGCGGATCTGTCAGCATGGTGCATATCGAATATCTTCACTGGCAACATAAGGTCTCTCTGGGCGCTGAAGGCGCTTGGGGTGAGATTGTTGTTGGCCTTGATGATCTGCACCAGGCAGTGCGGACAATTGTCCTGACGCCGAAGCGCTCGGTGCCAACCGAGCCCGAGAAATTCTGCGACGCGGTGAATTATCTCGACCGACCGCCAGCAGTTGCCATTCCCGCCATCAAACGAGAAATCTGGGACGCCATCACCAAATGGGAACCCCGTATCGTGCTCTCCGGCATTGAAGCGGAGGTGATCGACTTTGCCCATTATGCGGTGACCATCAGCTGGTATCCGGTCGAAGCCGTGCTCAAGGAAATCCAGCGCACCACGGTCCAGTTGCAGAGGGCAGCCTGATGTCCTCTAGTATGATCAAAGCCTATAGCGCAGAGGAACTGATCGCCCGTGGCGCTCCGCAGTGCTTCACGGTCAATTCCTCGGACTGGAAAGCAAAGCTGGTCAACTGGTTCGAGAATGATGAGAGCGGGCCACAGCGTACGCTCTACCCGGCCCAATATGAGCAGATCCTGATTGATCTTCTTTCTTACGGCTTCTCCCTTCTGGGACAGGAAGGGCAGATCGCATCGAAACAGCGCTGGCTGCTCTTTGCCGAGGGCAAGCATCTCGATGTCGTTGCCGCCAACAATTCCACCTATCGGCTGAAAGCGGCGGCAGCGACTTGCGAGCTGGAAGTCACGCTGGATGAAGCTCTGGCCGAAAACTTCTTTCTGCCGGAAGGCACGATTGTCGTTGGTGGCGATTTTACCTTTGTGACCGATGAGCAACTGAAGATCGAGGCCGGTCAATTGTCCGGTACCGTGGGGGCCACTGCCACGATGGAGGGTAACGCGGCGAACGGTTTGGGCATTGGTCAAATCAATGCCTTTCAGGCTCCTCTGGCCGGTGTTTCTGTTGCCAATTTGACCAAGACGGAGGGCGGGGCTGATGAAGAGGACGACGCCAGCCTGCGTATGCGCGCAGCCTATGCCCATGACCGGATCTCCAAAGCAGGGCCGAGGGAAAGCTACCGCCAACAGGTTCTGGCCTTCAGTTCCGCCATCGTCGCTGTTGCAGTGGTTCGGCCCGAGCCCGGTCATATCTGGATTTATGTTCTGCTTGAGGACGGGGTCCCGTCAGCGGACTATTGCGCCCGCGTTGCCGAATGGCTCGATCCGGAAGGCAAGCGTCCGCAAGGCGATGATGTCTCTGTCTTTCCAGCCGAAGCCGTGAGTTTTAGCATTAGCGGAACTGCCTTTGTCTCTGGCAATGCCTCTGCGGCCAAGACCAGCCTTGAAAGCGATCTGGCTACTGCCGCAGAAATCTGGCAACGCGGTCTAGGCTCCTATCTGGCCCTTTCGGCCTTAACCGTTGTTGCCCGGAACAGTTTCTCCAATCTCATTGATATCGATCTGGACGTGAGCGGTCTGGATGACCGCCAGTTGGAGCCGCATCAGTTCGGCGTTGTCGCCGCTATCGATCTGGCGGTGGAGGTCGCTGATGGCTGATCAGGCAGTCACACGCGGCATTCCGCAAAAGGCCATTTCTCCCGGCAT belongs to uncultured Cohaesibacter sp. and includes:
- a CDS encoding baseplate J/gp47 family protein — its product is MSSSMIKAYSAEELIARGAPQCFTVNSSDWKAKLVNWFENDESGPQRTLYPAQYEQILIDLLSYGFSLLGQEGQIASKQRWLLFAEGKHLDVVAANNSTYRLKAAAATCELEVTLDEALAENFFLPEGTIVVGGDFTFVTDEQLKIEAGQLSGTVGATATMEGNAANGLGIGQINAFQAPLAGVSVANLTKTEGGADEEDDASLRMRAAYAHDRISKAGPRESYRQQVLAFSSAIVAVAVVRPEPGHIWIYVLLEDGVPSADYCARVAEWLDPEGKRPQGDDVSVFPAEAVSFSISGTAFVSGNASAAKTSLESDLATAAEIWQRGLGSYLALSALTVVARNSFSNLIDIDLDVSGLDDRQLEPHQFGVVAAIDLAVEVADG
- a CDS encoding phage baseplate protein; the protein is MVHIEYLHWQHKVSLGAEGAWGEIVVGLDDLHQAVRTIVLTPKRSVPTEPEKFCDAVNYLDRPPAVAIPAIKREIWDAITKWEPRIVLSGIEAEVIDFAHYAVTISWYPVEAVLKEIQRTTVQLQRAA